The genomic stretch AATTAGCGCCGgcagaatatttcttttatcctTGCCTACTTTCGGAAATGTAggttttttcaaatatttccttcGTGTTTTGCCTGTTCAAAATTTACACAAATCAACCGTTTAATCTACCGGTGACTAAATCTAACTTCGTTTTTGCAGATTCTAAAAACATCATTCGCGTACTTAAACTTCGTTCGGAATGCCACTATGTAATGATTTGATAATTATTCCGTTATTTTCGTATATTCATTTATGGAAtagtaaataaagaaatatattgtaaaaatgTTTGTTGCTACCTAAATGTACATTATACAgtatacattattattaacttCGGTAACGATAAATAACATTATGATAAACATACAGTGATTTTGACGATAGATTGATCAAGCAGATGATTATAGAAAATGACGATATACTAGATTGTACTAAcgtataaaatcataaaaaaataCCAAGGTAAagacaatatattttattaatcataTTTAATTACACGGCGCCacataaaaattgtatgacATCAAAAGACAGACACAATAATTTACTATATCCACATAACACAAAAAGTCACAGCCTATTTTCATGTAAAAGAAaccaatatttaataatatcgcGCAAAATTAACTAGCAGTGattagataattaaattaataataaggTATTATGGTACaaacaaattacaaaatatatgtttcttttttcaaactACTTTCTCTAACAAGAGAGAAAGTAAAGGAATTGCaacgtatttcattaataaattactcacatgtatatattgttattttacATGAACATACATATCACGCACATGACATTGTGTTTTCATAACACTAGCAACTACTAATCGTCGTGCACTTATAGTCCAAACTGTTCCACTTATGTCTAGACAGAAAGTAAGATTCTATAGCTGGTAACGCTACCATCCATTTCCACAATTGCAGACGTTCTCTACATTCATGAGTAATAATCGATTTTGAAGTACTAAAAGAAATGCACGCACGCGATATCATGAGCGCAAGCTCAACGCCCTTACAATCGATGCACCTGAACTGTCGTAAACAGTCGTTTTCCACCTGTCCGCGAATATGCATCCGTCCGTTCGACGTCGGACAGATCCACCGCAAAACACAAACTACGAAGAAGATATCGTTTACGTGACGAAACACAACAAATGGGTCCTGAATTCCATCGGGATGTGGCCTGCTGTGTTAAAAGGGATTGGCAAATTTATACCAAAAGTCGTAATCGGTCTCAGTAATATCGTGTCGTTTCTCAACGTAGTGCAGTGTGTGCTATACATTACATTGGAAGAAAACGATCCTTTACTACGACTGAGGCTCTTAGGCTTGGCTTGCTTCGCTTCAATCAACCTGATGAAGTATTGGGCTTTGATAGCACGCAAaacgaatatcgaatattgtATCGAGCAAGTGCATACAGATTGGAAGCAGGTCAGTCGCGCAAGTATATGTGAAGGGCTCAATGGAAAAGAGAAACTCTCCTGGTTATAGGTATTAGGATACCCACTTGGTATACACTTATTAGAAAACATGttagaaaaataaagtaaGTGCAAAATAAATAGCACGAGGAGCTCATAATTTATACCACATATCACATTTTttatacaggatggttggtaactggtgatacaagcggaaaggggatgattctatgcgaaaaaagaagtcgaaaatatagaataaaaatttttcgtttgaggctttgttttcgagaaaatcgactttgaattctCGCTCGGAACGCGTggggtacgttataacggatctcactcgatggaaaaatttaaaaaaacgaaaaaaattaaaaaaaatgtttattctatattttcgacttcttttttcgcgtagaatcacctcctttacgcttgtaccaccagttaccaactaCCCTGTATACAACGTAAGTATCCTAATACTTGTGGCTGGCAGTGTACACGTATTTTGTGTAAAAGCAAGATAAATACCTTACAGAAAGTAAAGATACGTGATAAACATATTTACCTAGAAAAAATTTTTACAAGTTCTCACTATATTAAAACTACAAATGGCTATAAAGAATGTTTGCACAAATCCTtctttatgttatattgtattatattgtaaACTACACTCGCATATTATGGAGCATTTTTATCACATTctacatatttcattttttaaaaatacgtAGTACTATGATACGGAATTTAATATACTCAAATCCAATTAATCTGTAtgtaaatgttataatatataaaatgggATGCAAATACTGTTGTAAACActgtacatataataaaactGTTAACTCTAACAACACTTTAAAGTCCAGAAACATACTGGTTTCTGTGATAAAATGTGACTTTACTCACAATTTCcccaaattaaaatttttctctCAATCACTTATTTATAAACATGACTCAGtagtattatttataaaaaaaattgtaaaaattatttgacaGGTAGAAATCCAAAGAAATCGCATACTGATGTTAAAATACGGAAAGGTGGGACGAGATCTGACCATATACAGTGCCGTGTTCATGTATAGCGCTGAAATATGCTACGTTACAGTCATGCAGTATGCAATGGGATTgaatatgaaagaaaataatcgtacAATCAGACTGTTAGTGTATCCTACATATAGTGGATTTTTCGATGCTCAAAAAAGCCCTGTCTATGAAATTGTATACGTTCTTCAATGCATGTGCACATTTTTGTTTAACTCCGTAACAGTTGGGTGTTGTGGATTGGCTGCACTTTTTGCAACACATGCCTGTGGACAGATTGATATCGTCATATCTCAATTAGATGATCTGGtcgaaggaaaattctccgagaAAAATTCTAATCCGAACACTCGACTGATGGAAATCGTAAAACATCACATAAGAATTTTAAAGTACGAAGGTAAAGTAAAACGTTGCGTGATACTGACCAAACACATATCGCGTACTATTGTAGATTTTCTGCGATGATTGAAACGGTTCTGCAGGAAGTGTGCTTTTTCGAATTCGTTGGTTCCACGTTTGTAATATGCTTGCTCGAATACTATTGTATAACGGTACGTTCTTATCGCTGCTGGTTTGTATTTCTAGGAATTTATGATATTCTTATGTCGTTAGTAGGATTGGCAACAGAACGATAACATTGGTCTGGCAACTTACTCGATGCTACTAGTATCCTTGACGTTCAACATGTTCTTGTTATGCTACATTGGCAATCTTCTAATAGATAAGGTATTTTGTAATACTCAACTCTTTTCAATATAGCAAAGTAATCAATgtacaaaaatgtattaatCAATTTCACTTGTTATTCGTCATTTATACTACAGAGTACTAGCGTCGGAATATCCTGCTATATGATTGACTGGTACCGCTTACCTGTCAAGACAGTTCAAGATCTCATATTGATCATCGCTATGTCGAATAGTCCGGCAAAAATTAGCGCCGccagaatatttattttatctctGCCTACTTTTGGGAATGTAGGTTTTTATAAACGTTACATCTATGATTTGCATGTtcaaattttatgtaaatcgAACTTTTTATCTTTGGgtgattaaatataattttatctttttaggTTCTAAAGACATCGTTCgcgtatttaaatttcattcggAATACCATTATCTACTAATTTCACaattattctattaatttcatatGTCTAAATATGTCtagaaaagtaaataaataaatgtattatgAAAGTATTCTTTGctagttaaatatatattgtatagtgtacattatttttttattttgatacTGATACATAACATTTTGATAAATATGTACAGTGATTTTGATAATAGCTTATCCTGGTAGAAGATCGCAGAAAATGACAACGTATTacaatttgtttgtttgtgaagtcataacgaaatatttacgtatatatattatatgtattatatttattcatcATTTTTTATGTCTACGTACAATCAACAATCATAGCTTCTTACATGTGGAGAAACATTACCCAACACCATAATCGTTCCTGCTAAGTAGAAACGCCACTTTGTAATAAAACATGCCAATCCTCTTAATTCGATATCCGGATACAGTGGTTCAGGTTAACGAAGACGAAGGTCGAGAACTTGGGTTTCCAGATGTAAGTTCTTAACAAATTCGATACTAGACAGATGTATACAATTTATGCACTGCTTTATGTTTGATGCTTTATGAATGAAGAAACGAACTAAAGAACTATTTCCGTCGGTCACGCGATGGTTTCTATATCGGTCTGCATTCTGCGTTTTGGGACAGTAGCTAGCAACAGAAGTAAGATTTTGCTGGTGTTGCGAAATACTATTTAACGCAAGGCTTTGATACTAAGTTACAAAATGTGTCGGTGCTGGTACTACGGTATGAGATGTTTCCGGGTCAGTGATCATTCCGGACCGTACGTAAGAGTGGagataattttgtaaaatatctgACAAACAATATTATTGTGTTAAAATGACATAAGCTCAGGTATGAAATCAAGATTAATTTAAAGTAGTTTTACgaaaaaatacaattaaaataagTCTATAAATacactattttttaaattattgctTTCTTCAGTATTACATAACCTGTAATacctatataatttttaatgaaagatATGTACATGCTTACTTTTATTGTTAGTTTCGTGGCATTCGGGATTTCAGTGTTCCACAAATGTCTCATAATCAAATATGTTCCGTAACTTCGAAAGGCTCAGGCCTCTGGTCTAGACAGAAAGTTAGATTCTATACCCGTTACCAGTTAGTTATTCACTATAATTACAGACTTTCGCTACATTGATGAGTAATAATCGATCTTGAATTGCTGCGTGAAATGCACGCACGCGATATCCCGGGCGCAAACTCATCGCTCTTACAATCGATGCTCCTGAACTGTCGTAAACAGTCGTTTTCCATCTGTCCGCGAATATGCATCTCTCCGTTCGACGTCAGACAGATCCACCGCAAAACACGAAGTACGAAGAAGATATTGTTTACGTGACGAAACACAACAA from Bombus huntii isolate Logan2020A chromosome 8, iyBomHunt1.1, whole genome shotgun sequence encodes the following:
- the LOC126868770 gene encoding uncharacterized protein LOC126868770 isoform X6, with translation MHPSVRRRTDPPQNTNYEEDIVYVTKHNKWVLNSIGMWPAVLKGIGKFIPKVVIGLSNIVSFLNVVQCVLYITLEENDPLLRLRLLGLACFASINLMKYWALIARKTNIEYCIEQVHTDWKQVEIQRNRILMLKYGKVGRDLTIYSAVFMYSAEICYVTVMQYAMGLNMKENNRTIRLFSAMIETVLQEVCFFEFVGSTFVICLLEYYCITDWQQNDNIGLATYSMLLVSLTFNMFLLCYIGNLLIDKSTSVGISCYMIDWYRLPVKTVQDLILIIAMSNSPAKISAARIFILSLPTFGNVLKTSFAYLNFIRNTIIY
- the LOC126868770 gene encoding odorant receptor Or2-like isoform X1, coding for MHPSVRRRTDPPQNTNYEEDIVYVTKHNKWVLNSIGMWPAVLKGIGKFIPKVVIGLSNIVSFLNVVQCVLYITLEENDPLLRLRLLGLACFASINLMKYWALIARKTNIEYCIEQVHTDWKQVEIQRNRILMLKYGKVGRDLTIYSAVFMYSAEICYVTVMQYAMGLNMKENNRTIRLLVYPTYSGFFDAQKSPVYEIVYVLQCMCTFLFNSVTVGCCGLAALFATHACGQIDIVISQLDDLVEGKFSEKNSNPNTRLMEIVKHHIRILKFSAMIETVLQEVCFFEFVGSTFVICLLEYYCITDWQQNDNIGLATYSMLLVSLTFNMFLLCYIGNLLIDKSTSVGISCYMIDWYRLPVKTVQDLILIIAMSNSPAKISAARIFILSLPTFGNVLKTSFAYLNFIRNTIIY
- the LOC126868770 gene encoding odorant receptor Or2-like isoform X5; this encodes MHPSVRRRTDPPQNTNYEEDIVYVTKHNKWVLNSIGMWPAVLKGIGKFIPKVVIGLSNIVSFLNVVQCVLYITLEENDPLLRLRLLGLACFASINLMKYWALIARKTNIEYCIEQVHTDWKQVEIQRNRILMLKYGKVGRDLTIYSAVFMYSAEICYVTVMQYAMGLNMKENNRTIRLLVYPTYSGFFDAQKSPVYEIVYVLQCMCTFLFNSVTVGCCGLAALFATHACGQIDIVISQLDDLVEGKFSEKNSNPNTRLMEIVKHHIRILKFSAMIETVLQEVCFFEFVGSTFVICLLEYYCITDWQQNDNIGLATYSMLLVSLTFNMFLLCYIGNLLIDKSTSVGISCYMIDWYRLPVKTVQDLILIIAMSNSPAKISAGRIFLLSLPTFGNVGF